In Palaemon carinicauda isolate YSFRI2023 chromosome 21, ASM3689809v2, whole genome shotgun sequence, the following proteins share a genomic window:
- the LOC137614820 gene encoding prolyl 4-hydroxylase subunit alpha-1-like: protein MKIYKSVIKTILLYGEETWEPKKKEEGLLQRNEENGEMDCLNIATGKRERVKILEECVVYHDQVLERKGFRTKQHNTHQKPLDKQLAKKKNKKKYHKKQAMVVGEVGSLTEGQIQYVKICRGEDLRAPNMTFNLYCRYINNSSPQFLIGLLKMEVHSLSPHVITIKGVVTPSKAKALKQTASRFLEKSSTFRYNGESEVSYQRTSSTAWLYEHNDHHLPLLTTRIERLTGLNAVQYTGSETYQVVNYGIGGHYTVHHDATASNLTYNRMATFLIYLTDVQQGDSTVFPWLGFGVKPSKGMGLLWYNMKPSEVRDDMLQHAACPVLFGDKWIINKWITYGGQLTRVPFTINEEDQVQQPLT from the exons ATGAAGATCTATAAGTCAGTTATCAAGACCATACTATTATATGGGGAAGAAACTTGGGAAccgaagaagaaagaggagggacTGTTGCAAAGAAATGAGGAgaatggtgagatggattgcttgAATATCGCTACTGGAAAAAGGGAGAGAGTCAAAATAttagaagaatgtgtggtatat CACGACCAAGTATTGGAACGGAAAGGCTTCCGCACAAAGCAGCACAACACTCACCAGAAGCCGCTTGATAAGCagctagccaaaaaaaaaaataaaaagaagtacCACAAGAAGCAAGCGATGGTTGTGGGGGAAGTTGGCTCACTAACTGAAGGTCAAATCCAGTACGTGAAGATCTGTCGAGGGGAGGACTTGAGG GCCCCAAATATGACGTTCAACCTTTATTGTCGATACATAAATAATAGTTCACCCCAATTTTTAATCGGCCTACTGAAGATGGAAGTCCACTCGTTATCTCCCCACGTCATTACCATCAAGGGCGTGGTGACGCCTTCAAAGGCCAAGGCCCTCAAACAGACGGCCTCTCGTTTCTTGGAGAAATCCAGCACCTTCAGATACAACGGAGAGAGTGAAGTTAGCTACCAGAGAACTAGTTCCAC TGCCTGGTTATATGAACACAATGACCATCACCTGCCTCTCCTCACTACTCGCATCGAAAGACTGACCGGCCTAAATGCAGTCCAGTACACTGGTAGTGAAACATACCAG GTCGTAAACTACGGCATAGGAGGGCACTACACAGTACACCATGATGCCACAGCCTCGAATCTTACCTACAATCGTATGGCTACTTTCCTCATCTATCTCACCGATGTACAGCAAG GAGATTCGACTGTCTTTCCATGGCTGGGTTTTGGCGTCAAACCAAGCAAAGGAATGGGCCTCCTTTGGTACAACATGAAACCTTCTGAAGTTCGAGACGACATGTTACAGCACGCAGCTTGCCCAGTCCTCTTCGGAGACAAATGGA TAATTAACAAATGGATAACATACGGTGGCCAGTTAACCAGAGTTCCTTTCACAATCAATGAGGAAGACCAAGTACAACAACCTCTTACATAA